From Streptomyces sp. TLI_105, the proteins below share one genomic window:
- a CDS encoding TetR/AcrR family transcriptional regulator translates to MEGLNGLSIGRLATDLGLSKSGVATLFKTKERLQLAAASSAREAFLGAVVEPASAAPRGAARLRALVEGWISYAETPLFPGGCFWAANLADFDSRPGPVRDALVDHHQDWIDLLTGELRRTADAGENAELDAELAAFQLDAVLMAANTALRLGDHEVSDKVRRVVDGFLAPRR, encoded by the coding sequence GTGGAGGGACTGAACGGGCTCAGCATCGGCCGACTGGCCACCGACCTCGGACTCAGCAAGAGCGGCGTCGCGACCCTGTTCAAGACGAAGGAACGACTCCAGCTCGCCGCCGCCTCCTCCGCCCGCGAGGCGTTTCTGGGCGCGGTCGTGGAGCCCGCCTCGGCGGCTCCGCGCGGCGCCGCCCGGCTGCGGGCCCTCGTGGAGGGCTGGATCTCCTACGCCGAGACGCCGCTGTTCCCCGGCGGCTGCTTCTGGGCGGCGAACCTCGCCGACTTCGACAGCCGCCCCGGCCCTGTACGGGACGCCCTGGTCGACCACCACCAGGACTGGATCGACCTCCTCACCGGTGAACTGCGCCGGACCGCCGACGCGGGCGAGAACGCCGAACTGGACGCCGAACTGGCGGCCTTCCAGCTCGACGCGGTCCTCATGGCCGCAAACACCGCGCTGCGCCTGGGCGACCATGAGGTCTCGGACAAGGTGCGCCGGGTCGTCGACGGCTTCCTCGCTCCCCGCCGCTGA
- a CDS encoding SGNH/GDSL hydrolase family protein translates to MRRAAGVGRVHPGLAHLNTAERGATAARTLAEQADRMAAFGPDLVHISCGANDLWRTQADFPALERTLRRLFALAADTGAQLTTFTLGRAFVVPDFPDWSDRVHTLNALTRHLARDHDALLVDMWDHPVNSRPDLLSRDRIHFAAAGQAVMACEVPRGLAGLLGDRT, encoded by the coding sequence GTGCGCCGCGCAGCAGGCGTTGGTCGCGTCCACCCCGGCCTGGCCCATCTGAACACCGCGGAGCGCGGTGCGACGGCCGCCCGCACCCTGGCGGAACAGGCGGACCGAATGGCCGCGTTCGGCCCCGACCTGGTCCACATCTCCTGCGGGGCCAATGACCTGTGGCGCACCCAGGCCGACTTCCCCGCCCTGGAACGGACGCTGCGCCGCCTGTTCGCGCTCGCGGCCGACACCGGCGCGCAGCTGACCACTTTCACCCTCGGCAGGGCCTTCGTGGTCCCGGACTTCCCCGACTGGTCCGACAGGGTGCACACCCTGAACGCCCTCACCCGCCACCTCGCCCGCGACCACGACGCCCTGCTCGTCGACATGTGGGACCACCCGGTCAACTCGCGCCCGGACCTGCTGAGTCGGGACCGCATCCACTTCGCGGCCGCCGGCCAGGCGGTGATGGCATGCGAAGTCCCCAGGGGACTGGCGGGGCTGCTGGGCGACCGGACCTGA
- the paaI gene encoding hydroxyphenylacetyl-CoA thioesterase PaaI, whose protein sequence is MGLYTGVPDDAPAGIAELYERDRTCRTLGIALEEVAPGRALMRMRVGEDMVNGHGMAHGGFLFLFADAAFAYACNGYGPVTVAQSAQVTFLLPAAVDDELLAEAVERTRSGRNGIYDVTVRRADGTVVAEFRGQSVMLAGRAQPQRG, encoded by the coding sequence GTGGGCCTGTACACCGGCGTGCCGGATGACGCACCGGCCGGGATCGCTGAGCTGTACGAGCGGGACCGCACGTGTCGGACCCTGGGCATCGCCCTGGAGGAGGTCGCACCGGGCCGGGCGTTGATGCGCATGCGGGTGGGCGAGGACATGGTGAACGGCCATGGCATGGCTCACGGAGGTTTCCTCTTCCTCTTCGCCGACGCGGCGTTCGCCTACGCCTGCAACGGCTACGGGCCTGTCACCGTGGCGCAGTCCGCGCAGGTCACCTTCCTGCTGCCGGCCGCGGTGGACGACGAACTGCTCGCCGAGGCCGTGGAGCGGACGCGCTCGGGCCGCAACGGGATCTACGACGTGACGGTCCGCCGGGCGGACGGGACGGTCGTGGCGGAGTTCCGCGGACAGAGCGTGATGCTCGCCGGCAGGGCGCAGCCACAGCGCGGGTGA
- a CDS encoding MFS transporter: MSTVDESASRRTALLSPPAALSWGPVTIVLIGAFMAILDSFIVIVAGPAIQADLGASDAELQWILAGYQLAHAVFLITGGRLGDLYGRRRAFIGGMAVFTLASVACAVAQTPTGLIVARLVEGLGAALMLPQVYALITVLVPERERHRAFSALGVVMGLATVGGLLVGADLLGSGWRPVFWINIPVGIVAVLLAARYVPESRAPHGRRLDLPGVAVLSVTLFLLAFPLIQGRHAGWPWWTWSCLAASLLGFALFIALERRTASLGGDPLVRMSLFRTRSFSVGILLVLATYTVITSYHLVLSIALQDGLGMSALGAGLVYTPAAVTFFLFSLIAGRLVPRYGRRVLAAGAIVLALGYASTAVVLTCGLPFRPAVVIPTLMVQSAGGGLLITPSLGAVLARIGPADAGIASGVLSTAQQVGAALGVAIIGVVFFHSFAPAGGRSAAAHALAVSSVATLVTALVAAALIRLLPDDRHSVADRA, translated from the coding sequence TTGTCCACCGTCGACGAGTCCGCCTCCCGGCGGACCGCCTTACTGTCACCCCCGGCGGCCCTGTCCTGGGGGCCCGTCACGATCGTGCTGATCGGCGCGTTCATGGCGATCCTCGACTCTTTCATCGTCATCGTCGCCGGCCCGGCGATCCAGGCCGACCTCGGCGCCTCCGACGCGGAGTTGCAGTGGATCCTGGCCGGCTACCAGCTCGCCCACGCGGTGTTCCTCATCACCGGAGGCCGCCTCGGTGATCTCTACGGTCGCAGGCGGGCCTTCATCGGAGGCATGGCCGTCTTCACGCTCGCCTCGGTCGCCTGCGCCGTCGCCCAGACCCCCACCGGCCTGATCGTGGCGCGGCTCGTCGAAGGGCTGGGCGCCGCCCTGATGCTGCCCCAGGTCTACGCCCTCATCACCGTGCTGGTCCCCGAGCGGGAGCGGCATCGTGCCTTCAGCGCCCTGGGGGTCGTCATGGGACTGGCCACCGTCGGCGGTCTGCTCGTCGGCGCCGATCTGCTCGGCTCCGGCTGGCGGCCCGTGTTCTGGATCAACATCCCCGTCGGCATCGTCGCCGTCCTCCTCGCGGCCCGATACGTGCCGGAGTCCCGGGCGCCACACGGGCGCCGGCTCGACCTCCCGGGGGTCGCCGTACTCAGCGTGACGCTGTTCCTGCTGGCCTTCCCCCTCATCCAGGGGCGGCACGCGGGATGGCCGTGGTGGACCTGGTCCTGCCTGGCCGCGAGCCTGCTCGGCTTCGCCCTCTTCATCGCCCTCGAACGCAGAACCGCGAGCCTCGGCGGGGACCCCCTGGTGCGGATGTCGCTCTTCCGGACGCGCTCCTTCTCGGTGGGCATCCTCCTCGTCCTCGCCACCTACACCGTCATCACCTCCTACCACCTCGTCCTGTCGATCGCCCTCCAGGACGGACTGGGCATGTCGGCTCTCGGGGCGGGACTGGTCTACACCCCGGCGGCGGTGACCTTCTTCCTCTTCAGCCTGATCGCCGGACGGCTGGTGCCCCGATACGGCCGCCGCGTCCTGGCCGCCGGGGCGATCGTGCTCGCCCTCGGCTACGCGTCCACCGCCGTGGTCCTGACCTGCGGCCTTCCGTTCCGCCCGGCGGTCGTCATCCCGACCCTGATGGTGCAGAGCGCTGGAGGAGGCCTCCTCATCACTCCCTCGCTGGGCGCCGTGCTCGCCCGGATCGGACCTGCCGACGCCGGCATCGCCTCCGGGGTGCTCTCGACCGCCCAGCAGGTCGGCGCGGCACTCGGCGTCGCGATCATCGGGGTGGTGTTCTTCCACTCCTTCGCCCCCGCGGGCGGCCGGAGCGCGGCAGCACACGCCTTGGCCGTGTCCTCCGTCGCCACCCTCGTCACCGCGCTCGTGGCCGCCGCCCTGATCCGGCTGCTGCCCGACGACCGCCATTCCGTTGCCGACCGGGCATGA